A portion of the Maniola hyperantus chromosome 24, iAphHyp1.2, whole genome shotgun sequence genome contains these proteins:
- the LOC117993706 gene encoding zinc finger MYM-type protein 1-like, giving the protein MDIRKFFVLKRKKPEGVSSDSDDSVGDLARPSTSKEPNLVPDSSINDCNENDIGKFIGQASMLSTEMKKELLENTWSPSATYDFAEDAKHLKRKFNYSWLETYSPWLAYSRHQKGAFCKYCTLFPPNPNSFRGVLGSFIIRPFCKFKDIHEHCKKHMETHFHKMALEAAKSFLGSVPVDLQLNKYSWGIIEENRKIITSIISCITFCGSHDLALRGKHYGEGILEDLYKLRIDAGDLVLKKHIEHGKKNASYRSIAIQNEIIAICGDVIKADIVKKVKEAEAYSVLADETADISGTEQLSIGLRYFDEEANEVQEMFVGFVELKGLDAKSIAYCIDEFLTKEDLNPADKCVGFGFDGCSTMSGKDSGVQAILRKKYTKALFFHCSSHKLNLVINDLNILPEIRNTMGTTKDIINFFRESVLRRKLVPNIARLCETRWSEKHKTIRVFKENFPVILEALENLSREGNSATRKNAFQLHAAAFKISFILCITLIAKYSALLEPVVNALQSIALDVVKASQHVKRILQLLKSHRDNPERVTDEIIKDATVVAEKVGLDEDITSMPRIVGKQCHRSNHPAESPSEFWKRSLIIPYLDSVITSLETRFAEENTPSFALSKLHPTQMQTMSVENLTETCETIAQFYNLPNIKIEVELWQQFWHNKPNSTDQTVVDILKEAKTFFPDTEKALKILIALPCTTCTVERSFSSLRRLKTWLRSTMSENRLNGLAMMSVHRKLIHGNLQDFNNKVVEKFTMNPRKLYFN; this is encoded by the exons ATGGACATCAGAAAATTTTTTG ttttaaaaagaaagaaaccTGAAGGAGTAAGCAGTGACAGCGATGATTCCGTGGGTGACCTGGCGAGACCTAGCACATCCAAAGAACCGAACTTAGTTCCCGACTCTTCGATAAATGACTGCAACGAAAATGACATCGGTAAATTTATTGGACAAGCATCAATGTTATCGACTGAAATGAAGAAAGAATTGCTTGAAAACACTTGGTCTCCGTCTGCGACGTATGACTTTGCGGAAGACGCTAAACATTTGAAGAGGAAATTCAATTATTCATGGTTGGAAACGTACTCTCCATGGTTGGCCTATTCCAGGCACCAAAAAGGAGCCTtttgtaaatattgtacattgttCCCGCCAAATCCAAATTCTTTTAGAGGCGTATTAGGGTCATTTATCATAAGGCCGTTTTGTAAGTTCAAAGATATTCACGAGCATTGCAAAAAGCACATGGAAACCCACTTCCATAAGATGGCACTGGAAGCCGCTAAATCATTTCTTGGAAGTGTGCCTGTAGATTTACAACTCAACAAATACTCCTGGGGCATTATTGAAGAAAACCGAAAAATTATAACATCTATTATTTCCTGCATTACGTTTTGCGGGTCGCACGACTTAGCTCTGAGAGGAAAACATTATGGCGAAGGTATTCTCGAGGACTTATACAAGCTACGAATTGACGCGGGAGATTTAGTTTTGAAGAAACACATTGAGCATGGGAAaaagaatgcaagctatcgatCGATTGCTATTCAAAATGAAATTATCGCAATTTGTGGAGATGTTATTAAGGCAGACATTGTGAAAAAAGTAAAAGAAGCAGAAGCTTATAGTGTGTTAGCAGACGAAACAGCTGATATTTCCGGTACTGAACAATTATCGATTGGGCTGCGATATTTTGACGAGGAAGCCAATGAGGTCCAAGAAATGTTCGTCGGATTTGTTGAGCTGAAAGGTCTGGATGCGAAATCTATTGCATATTGCATCGATGAGTTTCTGACAAAAGAAGACCTTAATCCTGCTGATAAATGCGTTGGTTTTGGATTTGACGGTTGTTCGACGATGTCCGGAAAAGACAGTGGAGTACAAGCGATCCTTCGCAAAAAATATACCAAAGCACTGTTCTTTCATTGCTCGTCCCATAAACTGAATCTGGTAATAAATGATCTCAATATTCTTCCTGAAATTCGAAACACCATGGGAACCACTaaagatattattaatttttttcggGAATCTGTTTTGAGAAGAAAATTGGTACCTAATATTGCCAGGCTCTGCGAAACAAGATGGAGTGAGAAACATAAAACTATCAGAGTATTTAAGGAGAATTTTCCTGTTATATTGGAAGCCTTAGAAAACTTATCGCGTGAAGGAAACAGTGCTACTCGAAAAAATGCCTTTCAACTCCATGCGGCTGCTTTCAAAATTTCGTTTATACTTTGTATTACTTTGATAGCTAAATACTCTGCTTTGTTAGAACCTGTTGTCAACGCACTCCAATCCATAGCTTTGGATGTGGTTAAGGCCTCGCAACACGTCAAACGCATTTTGCAATTGCTTAAGAGCCACCGTGATAATCCCGAAAGAGTCACAGATGAAATTATAAAGGATGCTACTGTTGTTGCGGAGAAAGTCGGCCTGGACGAGGATATCACTTCAATGCCGCGCATTGTTGGGAAACAATGTCATCGAAGCAATCACCCAGCAGAAAGCCCTTCAGAATTCTGGAAAAGATCATTAATAATACCATACTTGGACTCCGTTATTACATCGCTTGAAACACGCTTTGCTGAAGAAAATACTCCATCATTTGCTTTATCTAAATTACACCCCACACAAATGCAAACGATGTCAGTCGAAAATCTCACAGAAACTTGTGAAACTATCGCTCAGTTTTATAATTTACCAAACATAAAAATTGAAGTCGAGCTTTGGCAGCAATTCTGGCATAATAAACCAAACTCAACAGATCAAACCGTTGTTGATATCCTAAAAGAAGCAAAAACCTTCTTTCCCGACACGGAAAAAGCGTTGAAAATTTTGATCGCTCTTCCATGCACGACGTGTACGGTAGAGCGATCGTTTAGCAGCCTCAGGAGACTAAAAACCTGGCTAAGAAGCACTATGAGTGAAAATCGCCTCAATGGTTTGGCCATGATGAGTGTGCACCGAAAACTTATACATGGAAACTTAcaagattttaataataaagtgGTCGAGAAGTTTACAATGAATCCccgaaaattatattttaattaa